A stretch of Amycolatopsis balhimycina FH 1894 DNA encodes these proteins:
- a CDS encoding right-handed parallel beta-helix repeat-containing protein: MDFGRLSTAVSAAVSAALGAVLLAGVTLAAPAGAAPGRTLVAAPDGHGTACSVPHPCSLESASRRLAGEHGDVTVLLRGGTYRLNRTLELPRTAAKVAFRAAPGETPVLTGARRVTGFTRTDPARGIYTASVPKGTGTRQLFVDGVRAERARTALAPATFTVTATGFSTPDPSFAALTNQQDVEVAQENKWKHMRCPLASITHEGTGSALTVQPDCWRNNNTAVINRQFPFNGNGLPKLDGVSWVENAYELLTKPGQWYLDRAAGRLSYIPLPGQDMAKADVELPLLETLVSAEGTPGHLTPADDDTATYRGAWTTSADRALGDFQDGVHVTTTPGASVSYTFTGTGLDVLAETNTDQGAFTATVDGRPDPRPHTEAGDVRLAQQVVYAVKDLPKGRHTVTLTSRTDRTFLVDAFVVTPDVVRPAHDLSFSGLTFTGTTWTLPSRDGYVDNQAGVQWAAAAPHAPIRPPAALEIDRGRDITIDRSTFRQLGGAGIALEDGTQDARITRTTITDTSAGGIAIGEVDDYYLADPARMTLDITVADSTITRVGQDYHDAVGIWAGHGRRLTLEHNEIAETPYSGISLGWGWGWASPCELQAKQGLKACRRGTIYSGANRILGNDIHDVMRTLLDGGPIYTLGGQDAAAGSVTAGNWVHTAPHNNNMLYHDEGSSWWDTHDNVVSNETGRWVGMWTPTIHDITIHHNFTDNTVVKNLGTNVVISDTTVVTGGNWPDAAKSVMAAAGPR; the protein is encoded by the coding sequence ATGGACTTCGGACGGCTGAGCACGGCAGTGAGTGCGGCAGTGAGTGCGGCACTGGGCGCGGTTCTGCTGGCGGGCGTCACGCTGGCCGCTCCGGCGGGCGCGGCACCCGGCCGCACGCTGGTCGCGGCACCGGACGGCCACGGCACGGCCTGCTCGGTCCCGCACCCGTGTTCGCTGGAAAGCGCTTCCCGGCGGCTCGCCGGGGAACATGGCGACGTCACGGTGCTCCTGCGTGGCGGAACCTACCGCCTGAACCGGACTCTCGAACTGCCGCGGACGGCCGCGAAGGTCGCGTTCCGCGCCGCCCCGGGCGAGACGCCGGTGCTCACGGGCGCCCGGCGGGTCACCGGCTTCACCCGCACCGACCCCGCCCGCGGCATCTACACGGCGAGCGTTCCCAAGGGCACCGGCACACGGCAGCTGTTCGTCGACGGCGTCCGCGCCGAACGCGCCCGCACCGCGCTCGCTCCCGCGACCTTCACGGTCACCGCCACCGGCTTCAGCACCCCGGATCCATCCTTCGCCGCGCTGACGAACCAGCAGGACGTCGAAGTGGCGCAGGAGAACAAGTGGAAGCACATGCGCTGCCCGCTCGCTTCGATCACCCATGAGGGCACCGGATCGGCACTGACCGTCCAGCCCGATTGCTGGCGCAACAACAACACCGCGGTCATCAACCGGCAGTTCCCCTTCAACGGCAACGGGCTCCCCAAGCTCGACGGCGTCAGCTGGGTCGAAAACGCCTACGAGCTGCTGACCAAGCCCGGCCAGTGGTACCTCGACCGCGCGGCCGGCCGGCTCTCCTACATCCCCTTGCCGGGCCAGGACATGGCGAAGGCCGACGTCGAGCTCCCGCTGCTGGAGACGCTCGTCTCGGCGGAGGGCACGCCGGGCCACCTGACACCGGCCGACGACGACACCGCGACCTACCGGGGCGCGTGGACGACGTCGGCGGACCGGGCGCTGGGCGACTTCCAGGACGGCGTGCACGTCACAACCACCCCGGGCGCGTCGGTGAGCTACACCTTCACCGGCACCGGCCTCGACGTCCTCGCGGAGACGAACACCGACCAGGGCGCCTTCACCGCGACCGTGGACGGCCGCCCCGATCCCCGGCCGCACACCGAAGCCGGCGACGTCCGGCTCGCGCAGCAGGTCGTCTACGCGGTGAAGGACCTGCCGAAGGGCAGGCACACGGTGACGCTGACCAGCCGCACCGACCGGACCTTCCTGGTCGACGCCTTCGTCGTCACTCCGGACGTCGTGCGGCCCGCGCACGACTTGAGCTTCAGCGGCCTCACCTTCACCGGGACGACGTGGACCCTGCCGTCCCGCGACGGCTACGTCGACAACCAGGCCGGTGTCCAGTGGGCCGCGGCCGCGCCGCACGCGCCGATCCGGCCGCCCGCCGCGCTCGAGATCGACCGCGGGCGGGACATCACGATCGACCGAAGCACCTTCCGGCAGCTCGGCGGCGCCGGGATCGCCCTGGAAGACGGCACCCAGGACGCCCGCATCACCCGCACCACGATCACCGACACCTCCGCGGGCGGCATCGCGATCGGCGAGGTCGACGACTACTACCTCGCCGACCCCGCCCGCATGACGCTCGACATCACCGTCGCGGACAGCACGATCACGCGCGTCGGGCAGGACTACCACGACGCCGTCGGCATCTGGGCCGGGCACGGGCGCCGGCTCACCCTCGAGCACAACGAAATCGCCGAAACGCCGTATTCGGGCATCTCGCTCGGCTGGGGCTGGGGCTGGGCGTCACCGTGCGAGCTGCAGGCGAAGCAGGGCCTGAAGGCCTGCCGGCGCGGCACGATCTACTCCGGCGCCAACCGCATCCTCGGCAACGACATCCACGACGTGATGCGCACGCTGCTCGACGGCGGCCCGATCTACACCCTCGGCGGCCAGGACGCCGCGGCCGGATCGGTCACCGCGGGCAACTGGGTGCACACCGCGCCGCACAACAACAACATGCTCTACCACGACGAAGGCAGCTCGTGGTGGGACACCCACGACAACGTGGTGAGCAACGAGACCGGCCGCTGGGTGGGCATGTGGACGCCGACCATCCACGACATCACGATCCACCACAACTTCACCGACAACACGGTCGTGAAGAACCTCGGCACGAACGTCGTCATCAGCGACACGACCGTCGTGACCGGCGGAAACTGGCCCGACGCCGCGAAATCGGTGATGGCCGCGGCCGGGCCGCGGTGA
- a CDS encoding DUF6345 domain-containing protein translates to MALLKNGAVTAPPSAPAAARALTSGDPFAATGVAADRGANRYGFCSIEDFPPGISDLSFTHEDAGGFYNYVNKFTAPNFWYRDGGVLSWIYGEEYDDWQGTYGFDACVAEYHSGHGTMDGNGVFSMPMGGTWGGSAWVNSADMRLGNEVARYLFFSTCLSLRIGGGNSPIRTWDAANLGLRMIFGFETTSVDNPDYGALFFTKWNANGRKFSKAWLDASWEIDPHQAPSVVACGATQAEAQDRLWNEGNFSTAAASKNWWWWTWYDAAKSIREDRLELPGSPQTARFAPQRLSPSRLTELAGHYGVRLDGGLPDDALGPHGVALGAGPSGDGGPRLTIDHRGVREITFAEADGTGRDAPSAAEAVRIAQDAVETFGLADRVDLVADKVRHQYHAGGTADEIADPRVRETHVVFTQLVDGHPVVTPGLGEVRVSIDGGGTVTTIVDATREVERLAGSAPAAPSPGREDTRNPSTVDEALDAPAQRLLRRLSAGGRVPAEVRTIPDSTAVGYALRGDDGTHVVRRTVEVDCGEGLAKRYVLEAPLR, encoded by the coding sequence ATGGCTTTGCTCAAGAACGGCGCGGTCACCGCGCCACCGTCAGCGCCCGCTGCCGCGCGGGCGCTGACCTCGGGAGATCCGTTCGCCGCGACCGGGGTCGCGGCTGATCGCGGCGCCAACCGGTACGGTTTCTGCTCCATCGAGGACTTCCCGCCCGGGATCAGCGACCTCTCCTTCACCCACGAAGACGCGGGTGGTTTCTACAATTACGTCAATAAGTTCACCGCGCCGAACTTCTGGTATCGCGACGGCGGCGTGCTGTCGTGGATCTACGGCGAAGAGTACGACGACTGGCAGGGCACCTACGGCTTCGACGCCTGCGTCGCCGAGTACCACTCGGGACACGGGACGATGGACGGCAACGGCGTCTTCTCGATGCCGATGGGCGGCACCTGGGGCGGGTCGGCCTGGGTGAACTCGGCCGATATGCGACTGGGCAACGAGGTCGCGCGCTACCTGTTCTTCTCCACCTGCCTCTCGCTGCGCATCGGTGGCGGCAACAGCCCGATCCGCACGTGGGACGCGGCGAACCTGGGCCTGCGGATGATCTTCGGCTTCGAGACGACCAGCGTCGACAACCCGGACTACGGCGCGCTCTTCTTCACCAAGTGGAACGCCAACGGCCGCAAGTTCAGCAAGGCGTGGCTGGACGCGTCGTGGGAAATCGACCCCCACCAGGCGCCGTCGGTCGTCGCGTGCGGGGCGACGCAGGCCGAAGCGCAGGACCGGCTGTGGAACGAAGGGAACTTCTCCACCGCCGCCGCGTCGAAGAACTGGTGGTGGTGGACCTGGTACGACGCCGCCAAGAGCATCCGGGAGGACCGCCTGGAGCTGCCCGGCTCGCCGCAGACGGCCCGGTTCGCGCCGCAGCGGCTCTCGCCGTCCCGGCTGACCGAGCTGGCCGGACACTACGGCGTCCGGCTCGACGGCGGGCTGCCGGACGACGCGCTGGGCCCGCACGGCGTCGCACTGGGCGCCGGCCCGAGCGGCGATGGCGGCCCGCGGCTGACCATCGACCACCGCGGCGTCCGCGAGATCACGTTCGCCGAGGCCGACGGCACCGGCCGGGACGCGCCGAGCGCCGCCGAAGCGGTGCGGATCGCGCAGGACGCCGTGGAGACCTTCGGCCTGGCCGACCGCGTCGACCTGGTCGCGGACAAGGTGCGCCACCAGTACCACGCGGGCGGCACGGCCGACGAGATCGCCGACCCGCGGGTGCGCGAAACCCACGTCGTGTTCACACAGCTGGTCGACGGGCACCCGGTCGTCACGCCCGGCCTCGGCGAGGTGCGCGTCAGCATCGACGGCGGCGGCACCGTGACGACGATCGTCGACGCCACCCGCGAGGTCGAGCGGCTGGCCGGCAGCGCGCCCGCGGCGCCTTCGCCGGGACGGGAAGACACCCGCAACCCGTCCACTGTGGACGAGGCACTCGACGCGCCGGCGCAGCGCCTGCTGCGCCGGCTGTCGGCAGGCGGCCGGGTGCCCGCCGAGGTCCGCACGATCCCGGACTCGACAGCGGTCGGCTACGCGCTGCGCGGCGACGACGGCACGCACGTCGTCCGGCGAACCGTCGAAGTGGACTGCGGGGAGGGCCTCGCGAAGCGGTACGTCCTGGAGGCGCCCCTGCGCTGA
- a CDS encoding CehA/McbA family metallohydrolase — protein sequence MSTGDFSRRTLLRAGGVAAAVGMLPGVAFADQPGGAGSQTRTVTGTLQPDVPDWYYLPVDVPRGVRQIDVVYSYDKPAVPAGTRGNACDIGMFGPEGHELGNARGFRGWSGGFRDRFSISASEATPGYLAGPIEAGRWHVILGPYTVAPQGLHYRVDITLTFGPGGPPFKPNPAPETAPARERGRAWYRGDSHLHTVHSDGRRTPEQLVADARAAGLDFIVSTDHNTSSSQLVWGDYATDDLLILNGEEVTTRSGHWPAIGLPAGTWIDWRYRAGDPRDFRRFTDQVHRAGGLVTAAHPFAGCFGCTYEFAYELADLVEVWNGPWTQDDEASVIHWDGLLRGGRFIPAIGDSDAHHPDQRVALPHTVVLADRLRRRELLAGLKAGRSWLAESAAVQLDFTVSGGDAGAGIGERLAVGTGTPVTVKAAVSGVPGTTVTFLDQLGPEHTETVGDSGVATVTWTTYPRYSRWVRAEVRRPAGGPNTTVPNAMVAMTNPIFLGTGH from the coding sequence ATGAGCACTGGGGACTTCAGCCGGCGGACGCTGCTGCGCGCGGGCGGGGTGGCGGCGGCCGTGGGCATGCTGCCCGGCGTCGCGTTCGCCGACCAGCCGGGTGGGGCCGGCAGCCAGACCCGGACCGTCACCGGCACCCTGCAACCGGACGTGCCGGACTGGTACTACCTGCCCGTCGACGTCCCGCGCGGCGTGCGGCAGATCGACGTCGTCTACTCCTACGACAAGCCCGCGGTGCCCGCCGGCACCCGCGGGAACGCCTGCGACATCGGCATGTTCGGCCCCGAGGGCCACGAACTGGGCAACGCCCGCGGCTTCCGCGGCTGGTCCGGCGGCTTCCGCGACCGGTTCTCGATCAGCGCGTCCGAAGCGACGCCCGGCTACCTCGCCGGGCCGATCGAGGCCGGCCGGTGGCACGTCATCCTCGGGCCGTACACCGTCGCGCCGCAGGGCCTGCACTACCGGGTCGACATCACGCTCACCTTCGGGCCCGGCGGCCCGCCGTTCAAGCCGAACCCGGCGCCCGAGACCGCGCCGGCCCGCGAGCGCGGCCGTGCCTGGTACCGCGGCGACAGCCACCTGCACACCGTCCACTCCGACGGCCGCCGCACACCGGAGCAGCTCGTCGCCGACGCCCGCGCCGCCGGGCTCGACTTCATCGTCTCCACCGACCACAACACGTCCAGCTCACAGCTCGTGTGGGGCGACTACGCCACCGACGACCTGCTGATCCTCAACGGCGAAGAGGTGACGACCCGCTCCGGGCACTGGCCCGCCATAGGGCTGCCCGCCGGCACGTGGATCGACTGGCGCTACCGGGCCGGCGACCCACGGGACTTCCGGCGCTTCACCGACCAGGTCCACCGCGCGGGCGGCCTGGTCACCGCGGCGCACCCGTTCGCCGGCTGCTTCGGCTGCACCTACGAATTCGCCTACGAGCTCGCCGACCTGGTCGAAGTCTGGAATGGCCCCTGGACCCAGGACGACGAGGCGAGCGTCATCCACTGGGACGGGCTGCTGCGCGGCGGCCGGTTCATCCCGGCGATCGGCGACTCCGACGCGCACCACCCCGACCAGCGGGTCGCGCTGCCGCACACCGTCGTCCTCGCCGACCGGCTGCGCCGCCGTGAGCTGCTGGCCGGGCTGAAGGCGGGCCGCTCGTGGCTGGCCGAGTCGGCCGCCGTGCAGCTGGACTTCACGGTCTCCGGTGGCGACGCCGGCGCGGGCATCGGCGAACGGCTGGCCGTCGGCACCGGCACGCCGGTGACCGTGAAGGCGGCCGTCAGCGGGGTGCCGGGCACCACCGTCACCTTCCTGGACCAGCTCGGCCCGGAGCACACCGAAACCGTCGGCGACTCGGGGGTGGCCACGGTCACGTGGACGACCTACCCCCGCTACAGCCGGTGGGTGCGGGCCGAGGTCCGCCGTCCGGCCGGCGGTCCGAACACGACGGTGCCCAACGCGATGGTGGCGATGACCAACCCGATTTTCCTGGGCACCGGCCACTGA
- a CDS encoding MFS transporter, translated as MTVTLERPATRRPGRLLAAAQLAGSLGDGAFLTCSVLFFTRIAGLTPAQVGLGLTLGWAVGSVAGVPLGHLADRHGARGSAVLLALATGTSVLAFVAVRSPLPFVLAACLYGSCQTGLAAARQALLAALADPERRTRVRAHLQSAGNAGLAVGAGLGGLALAADTASAYLTVFALDAASFVVTAALLYALPAVPRASAPRAGEPKLAVLRDRPYALVTVLNAILLLRMPLLSVAIPLWIVERTAAPGWTVSALFVLNTVVVVLLQVRVAGRSASIGSAARMVRRSGVLLLASCVAFALSAFGTSPWTAFGVLVVGALVQVLGEMLQSAGSWEIGFALAPADKQGQYQGFFGTGTSVARAIGPVLLSTVVVGWGLPGWLLMGAVFAVAGWTMGPAVRWAAATR; from the coding sequence ATGACGGTGACTCTCGAACGCCCGGCGACCCGGCGCCCCGGCCGGCTGCTCGCCGCCGCCCAGCTGGCCGGCTCGCTCGGCGACGGCGCGTTCCTGACCTGCTCGGTGCTGTTCTTCACGCGGATCGCCGGCCTGACACCGGCGCAGGTCGGGCTCGGCCTGACGCTCGGCTGGGCGGTCGGCTCGGTCGCCGGGGTGCCGCTCGGCCACCTCGCCGACCGCCACGGCGCCCGCGGCTCGGCGGTGCTGCTGGCCTTGGCGACGGGCACGTCGGTCCTGGCCTTCGTGGCGGTCCGCTCGCCCCTGCCGTTCGTGCTGGCCGCGTGCCTCTACGGCAGCTGCCAGACCGGGCTGGCGGCTGCCCGCCAGGCCCTGCTGGCCGCGCTCGCCGATCCGGAGCGGCGGACGCGCGTCCGGGCGCACCTGCAGTCCGCGGGCAACGCCGGTCTCGCCGTCGGCGCCGGACTGGGCGGGCTGGCCCTGGCGGCCGACACGGCGTCGGCGTACCTGACGGTCTTCGCGCTCGACGCGGCGAGCTTCGTGGTGACGGCGGCACTGTTGTATGCGCTCCCGGCGGTCCCACGCGCCTCGGCACCGCGCGCCGGGGAGCCGAAACTGGCCGTGCTGCGCGACCGGCCGTACGCGCTGGTGACGGTGCTCAACGCGATCCTGTTGCTGCGCATGCCCTTGCTGAGCGTGGCGATTCCCCTGTGGATAGTCGAGCGGACGGCCGCGCCGGGCTGGACGGTGTCCGCGCTGTTCGTGCTCAACACGGTCGTGGTGGTGCTGCTGCAGGTCCGCGTCGCGGGCCGGTCGGCGAGCATCGGCTCGGCGGCGCGGATGGTCCGCCGGTCCGGCGTGCTCCTGCTCGCGTCCTGCGTCGCCTTCGCGCTTTCGGCTTTCGGCACCTCGCCGTGGACCGCTTTCGGGGTGCTGGTCGTGGGTGCGCTCGTGCAGGTACTGGGCGAAATGCTGCAGTCGGCGGGCTCCTGGGAGATCGGCTTCGCCCTCGCACCGGCGGACAAGCAGGGTCAGTACCAGGGCTTCTTCGGCACGGGGACGTCGGTGGCGCGCGCGATCGGGCCGGTGCTGCTGAGCACCGTCGTGGTCGGCTGGGGCCTGCCGGGCTGGCTGCTCATGGGCGCGGTCTTCGCGGTCGCCGGCTGGACGATGGGGCCCGCCGTCCGCTGGGCCGCCGCCACCCGCTGA
- a CDS encoding PLP-dependent aminotransferase family protein: MDFHVSLAGRGDLSVRIYRQLRDAVLDGRLRAGERLPPTRELARRLAVSRNTVAVAYDRLTADGFLTGRVGAGTYVCAELPAPKPRKAASVPGPQPKAVWRSLPPPVAAAERAPVYDFRVGIPDAALFPLETWRRLLARELRDAAGFAHYADPGGHPGLRAAIARHAGVSRSVRADADDVLVTQGAQQALDLLCRVLLEPGDRVAVEEPGYRLAKLLFASHGAEVVGVPVDGEGLDVASLPPRTKLVYVTPSHQFPLGTPMSLARRTALLEWAGRADAVVVEDDYDSEFRFSDRPLEPLQSLDRAGRVAYVGSFSKTLLPTLRLGFLVAPPSLRDALRHARQLSDWHGDLPAQAALARFVDEGLFARHLRRATKVYAERHERITATLESVFAGRLRLVPSAAGLHLCALADEGTDLEPIAARAAAGGAAVQTLSDLCGGFPRPGLVLGYGSIPLDRIDDGLATLDRAWTSPSP; the protein is encoded by the coding sequence ATGGACTTCCACGTCAGCCTGGCCGGGCGTGGCGACCTCAGCGTCCGGATCTACCGGCAGCTGCGCGACGCCGTGCTGGACGGCAGGCTGCGGGCAGGCGAGCGGCTGCCGCCGACCCGGGAGCTGGCGCGGCGCCTGGCCGTTTCGCGCAACACCGTCGCGGTCGCCTACGACCGCCTGACCGCCGACGGCTTCCTGACCGGCCGCGTCGGCGCCGGGACGTACGTCTGCGCCGAACTTCCCGCGCCGAAGCCCCGCAAGGCCGCTTCGGTGCCGGGGCCACAGCCGAAGGCGGTGTGGCGGTCGCTGCCGCCCCCGGTCGCCGCCGCGGAGCGGGCGCCGGTGTACGACTTCCGCGTCGGCATCCCCGACGCCGCGCTATTCCCGCTGGAAACCTGGCGGCGGCTGCTCGCGCGGGAGCTGCGGGACGCCGCCGGGTTCGCCCATTACGCCGATCCGGGCGGGCATCCGGGCCTGCGCGCGGCGATCGCGCGCCACGCCGGCGTCTCCCGTTCGGTGCGCGCCGACGCGGACGACGTGCTCGTCACCCAGGGCGCGCAGCAGGCTCTGGACCTGCTGTGCCGCGTGCTCCTCGAGCCCGGGGACCGGGTGGCCGTCGAAGAGCCGGGGTACCGGCTGGCGAAGCTGCTCTTCGCTTCGCACGGCGCCGAAGTCGTCGGAGTTCCGGTGGACGGCGAAGGCCTCGACGTCGCCTCGCTGCCCCCGCGGACGAAGCTGGTGTACGTCACGCCGTCACACCAGTTCCCGCTCGGCACGCCGATGTCCCTGGCGCGGCGCACGGCGCTGCTGGAGTGGGCCGGACGCGCGGACGCCGTCGTCGTCGAGGACGACTACGACAGCGAGTTCCGGTTCTCCGACCGTCCCCTGGAACCGTTGCAGAGCCTGGACCGCGCCGGGCGGGTCGCCTATGTCGGGTCGTTCTCCAAGACGCTGCTTCCCACGCTGCGCCTGGGTTTCCTGGTCGCCCCGCCGTCGCTGCGGGACGCCCTGCGCCACGCGCGGCAGCTCTCCGACTGGCACGGTGATCTGCCCGCTCAGGCCGCATTGGCCCGGTTCGTCGACGAGGGTCTGTTCGCCCGCCACCTCCGCCGCGCGACGAAGGTGTACGCGGAGCGCCACGAGCGGATCACGGCGACGCTGGAAAGCGTCTTCGCCGGCCGCTTGCGGCTGGTGCCCTCGGCGGCGGGCCTGCACCTGTGCGCCCTCGCGGACGAGGGCACCGACCTGGAGCCGATCGCCGCCCGCGCGGCGGCCGGCGGCGCGGCGGTCCAGACGCTGTCCGATCTCTGCGGCGGCTTCCCGCGGCCGGGCCTGGTCCTCGGCTACGGCTCGATCCCCCTGGACCGCATCGACGACGGCCTCGCGACGCTCGATCGCGCCTGGACCTCCCCAAGTCCGTGA
- a CDS encoding SRPBCC family protein: MEPTISRSTDVPAAPATVWSWVTDLPRMGELSPENVGGRWLDETGPALGARFRGRNRNGELSWWTRVRVVAFEPDRRFAFDVRTPFGSRVSRWEYVLAPSATGCVVTENWYRIGSWVVRKFMGPRVTGRADRPGYNVRSIEHTLAALKARAEARAAA; this comes from the coding sequence GTGGAACCGACGATTTCCCGCAGCACCGACGTCCCGGCCGCCCCCGCCACGGTGTGGTCGTGGGTCACCGACCTGCCGCGGATGGGCGAGCTGAGCCCGGAGAACGTCGGCGGCCGCTGGCTGGACGAGACCGGCCCGGCGCTCGGGGCGCGCTTCCGCGGGCGCAACCGCAACGGCGAGCTGAGCTGGTGGACGCGGGTGCGGGTGGTCGCGTTCGAGCCGGACCGCCGGTTCGCCTTCGACGTGCGGACGCCGTTCGGCTCGCGGGTTTCCCGCTGGGAATACGTGCTGGCGCCGAGCGCGACCGGCTGCGTGGTCACCGAGAACTGGTACCGGATCGGCAGCTGGGTGGTGCGGAAGTTCATGGGCCCGCGCGTGACCGGACGAGCCGACCGGCCCGGCTACAACGTCCGGTCGATCGAACACACCCTCGCGGCGCTCAAGGCCCGCGCGGAGGCTCGCGCCGCCGCGTGA
- a CDS encoding bifunctional nuclease family protein, whose protein sequence is MVSVIPIEVVGMAVPVPGEAPLMLLREPEGARRWLAIMIGYGEAEALVRAREQIAQPRPGTIELLGDVLAAFGQGLAAVELTEVRDGIFYADLVLASGTRVSARPSDAVALGLRQGAPISVAEEVLDVASVQLEVEQETEGPAADVLDTEAEVAQFRAELEDLRPEDFGDPG, encoded by the coding sequence GTGGTCAGCGTGATCCCGATCGAGGTCGTGGGCATGGCCGTTCCGGTGCCGGGTGAGGCACCGCTGATGCTCCTTCGCGAGCCGGAGGGCGCTCGCCGCTGGCTCGCGATCATGATCGGGTACGGCGAGGCCGAGGCCCTCGTCCGGGCCCGGGAGCAGATCGCGCAGCCGCGCCCGGGCACGATCGAGCTGCTCGGCGACGTGCTCGCGGCGTTCGGCCAGGGCCTCGCCGCGGTCGAGCTGACCGAGGTGCGGGACGGGATCTTCTACGCGGACCTCGTCCTCGCCTCCGGCACCCGCGTGTCGGCCCGCCCGAGCGACGCCGTCGCGCTGGGCCTACGCCAGGGCGCGCCGATCAGTGTCGCCGAAGAGGTGCTCGACGTCGCGTCCGTGCAGCTCGAAGTCGAGCAGGAGACCGAAGGGCCGGCCGCCGACGTGCTGGACACCGAGGCCGAGGTCGCCCAGTTCCGCGCCGAGCTCGAAGACCTGCGGCCGGAGGACTTCGGCGACCCCGGATAG
- a CDS encoding sigma-70 family RNA polymerase sigma factor, whose product MQDFAARTEPHRRELLAHCYRMLGSVHEAEDLVQETLVRAWKAWAGYDPARASVRTWLYRIATNACLTALESRARRPLPSGLGGAAGDPAAPLTPSFEIPWLQPFPDARLDDPGLRLARRGTLRLALLAAMQTLPPKQRAVLILRDVLEFSAAEVAGFLDTTPAAVNSALQRARAGLVGLSADEVAEPDDSAVDAVLDRYVRAFERADVAGLVELLTDDVVMEMPPVPLWFRGPDAYGRFLERLFAMRGPDWRMTRTAANGQPALVAYCRDDAGVHRLHTLQVFTVTGSRVAHNVVFADPAVLAAFDLPAVQPAARASDGRP is encoded by the coding sequence ATGCAGGACTTCGCCGCGCGCACCGAGCCGCACCGGCGTGAGCTGCTGGCGCACTGCTACCGCATGCTCGGCTCGGTGCACGAGGCCGAGGACCTGGTGCAGGAGACCCTGGTACGCGCCTGGAAGGCGTGGGCGGGCTACGACCCGGCCCGCGCCTCGGTGCGCACCTGGCTGTACCGGATCGCCACCAACGCGTGCCTGACGGCGCTGGAAAGCCGGGCTCGGCGGCCGCTGCCGTCCGGGCTCGGCGGCGCGGCGGGCGACCCGGCCGCGCCGCTGACGCCGTCGTTCGAAATCCCCTGGCTGCAGCCGTTCCCGGACGCGCGGCTGGACGACCCCGGCCTGCGCCTGGCCCGCCGCGGCACCCTGCGGCTGGCCTTGCTGGCGGCGATGCAGACGCTGCCGCCGAAGCAGCGCGCGGTGCTGATCCTGCGGGACGTTCTGGAGTTCAGTGCGGCGGAGGTGGCCGGGTTCCTGGACACGACACCCGCGGCCGTCAACAGCGCTCTGCAGCGCGCCCGCGCCGGGCTCGTCGGCCTGTCGGCCGACGAGGTGGCCGAACCGGACGACAGCGCGGTGGACGCGGTCCTGGACCGGTACGTGCGGGCGTTCGAACGCGCCGACGTCGCGGGCCTGGTCGAGCTGCTGACCGACGACGTCGTGATGGAGATGCCGCCGGTGCCGCTCTGGTTCCGCGGCCCGGACGCCTACGGCCGGTTCCTGGAGCGCCTGTTCGCCATGCGCGGACCCGATTGGCGGATGACGCGCACGGCGGCCAACGGCCAGCCCGCGCTGGTGGCGTACTGCCGCGACGACGCCGGGGTGCACCGGTTGCACACGCTCCAGGTGTTCACCGTGACGGGGTCGCGGGTCGCGCACAACGTCGTGTTCGCCGATCCCGCCGTGCTGGCGGCGTTCGACCTCCCGGCGGTTCAGCCGGCGGCGCGGGCTTCCGACGGACGGCCGTAG
- a CDS encoding DUF2087 domain-containing protein, with protein sequence MAAPEALVSALADADRLHLFARICAAPEGLPAAGVPAKLAKRLADAGLVTVTEDHYRAVPEVFRDALAKAPVDPLDSLFSRGRLVTIPHSGKRRQLLLAHLAERFEPGRLYTEQDVREKLSMVHDDHATLRRYLIDEGLLQRSNDGGAYGRPSEARAAG encoded by the coding sequence ATGGCCGCACCGGAAGCGCTGGTCTCCGCCCTCGCGGACGCCGATCGCCTGCACCTGTTCGCCCGCATCTGCGCCGCGCCCGAAGGACTCCCGGCCGCCGGTGTCCCGGCCAAGCTCGCTAAGCGGCTGGCCGACGCCGGGCTGGTCACCGTGACCGAAGACCACTACCGGGCCGTGCCCGAGGTGTTCCGCGACGCGCTCGCCAAAGCGCCGGTGGACCCGCTCGACAGTTTGTTCAGCCGCGGCCGGCTCGTCACGATCCCGCACTCGGGCAAGCGACGGCAGCTGCTGCTCGCCCACCTCGCCGAGCGGTTCGAGCCCGGGCGGCTCTACACCGAGCAGGACGTCCGCGAAAAGCTGTCGATGGTCCACGACGACCACGCGACGCTGCGCCGCTACCTCATCGACGAAGGCCTGCTGCAGCGGAGCAACGACGGCGGCGCCTACGGCCGTCCGTCGGAAGCCCGCGCCGCCGGCTGA